The following are encoded in a window of Flavobacterium psychrotrophum genomic DNA:
- a CDS encoding septal ring lytic transglycosylase RlpA family protein gives MKNSIIIFSTAVLLFILTGFSSGSPAATDETTTKTELKAADTTEVACKDEEVKEASSSKLTVYKASCMATYYADKFNGRKTTSGERFHNTKYTAAHMRLPLGTMLRVTNEKNGKFVDVKVNDRGPYSKKLEIDLTKKAFMEIASNKGSGSFKVKIEIIEKA, from the coding sequence ATGAAGAATAGTATTATCATTTTCAGTACAGCAGTGTTATTATTTATATTAACAGGCTTTTCGTCGGGCAGCCCCGCTGCTACAGATGAAACTACAACAAAAACTGAATTAAAGGCGGCCGATACTACAGAGGTAGCCTGCAAAGATGAAGAAGTTAAAGAAGCTTCGTCATCTAAACTTACGGTATACAAAGCCAGTTGTATGGCTACATATTACGCAGATAAGTTTAACGGACGCAAAACCACAAGCGGCGAACGTTTTCACAATACAAAATATACTGCTGCACACATGAGGTTGCCACTGGGCACCATGCTGCGCGTTACCAACGAAAAAAACGGAAAGTTTGTAGACGTTAAGGTAAACGACCGTGGCCCTTACAGCAAGAAACTGGAGATAGACCTTACTAAAAAGGCCTTTATGGAAATAGCTTCTAATAAAGGCTCTGGCAGTTTTAAAGTTAAAATAGAAATTATCGAGAAAGCATAA
- a CDS encoding septal ring lytic transglycosylase RlpA family protein: protein MAKKAAFLLLMLIVLAGCGSSKNASYTTFEKKAVATYYADKFNGKQTASGEKFSNSKLTAAHKKLPFGTKLKVTNNANGKSVIVTVNDRGPFTKGYDIDLSKKAFMEISDNKNQGKLTVTLEIAK, encoded by the coding sequence ATGGCAAAAAAAGCGGCTTTTTTATTACTGATGCTTATTGTGCTGGCCGGTTGTGGCAGCTCTAAAAATGCATCGTACACCACATTTGAAAAAAAAGCAGTAGCCACCTATTATGCCGATAAGTTTAACGGTAAACAAACCGCCAGCGGCGAAAAATTCAGTAACAGCAAACTTACTGCCGCACACAAAAAACTACCCTTTGGTACTAAACTAAAAGTTACTAATAATGCTAATGGAAAATCGGTTATTGTAACCGTTAACGACCGTGGTCCTTTTACAAAAGGCTATGACATTGACCTGAGCAAAAAAGCTTTTATGGAGATTTCTGACAACAAGAACCAGGGTAAGCTTACCGTGACCCTTGAAATAGCCAAATAA